A window of Venenivibrio stagnispumantis genomic DNA:
TCCATATTCTTCAAGTTTATACTTTAGCATATCAATTATCTTTCTAAATGGTATACTTACAAAATGTTGATTGGTTTTATTTCCTAAATCTATTCCATCTTTACTATTTGTTGCTCCATTGCCTATTATAACTTTTTTATGTCCGGTTTCATATAGATAGTCTGCTATCTTTCTTGTTATTTGATGAAAAATATTATTTAAATATCTTTCTCTGAATGCCGATAGTTGTTTTTGTTTATTTATTAACTCTTTTCGTTCTAATCTAAGATTATCAGTATTTAAACTATTTTCTGATAACTTATTCATCCGATTTTGCAATAAATCTATTTCTGATTGTAATTTTGCTTTTTCTTTATTAAACCATTGATTAAAGGATTTTATCTCTTTACCACTAATTATTAATGTTCTTAAACTTGGATTATTACTGAATATTGTAAGCAGATTATTTAGTCCTAAATCTATTCCTGCTATATATTTTTGTATAAATCACATCAATATAAGCATCAGTTCCTATGGTTTTTATTCTTATGGATTTTATTTTTTCTCTATCTATATATTCCGGTAATTTAACTTTTATATATTTAGAATTTTCATCATCAAATGTTAATCTAACTAATAGATATTTATCCTCTATAATATCAAAGCTATTAGCATTTAACTCAACTGTAAAAGATATAATATTCTTTAATTTCTTAGCTTTCGGTGGTTTTGGTTTTCCTCTGAATTTGCTTGGATTTCTTGCGTATTCTTTTAAAGAACTAAAATAGCTATTATAATCCTTTATATACTGCCTTATTACCGATTGGACTGCATAATTGTTTTTTATCTTATCTTTTTGCTGTTTTAGTTTAACTATAAAATCTTTTAACTCTTGATTTTTCTCAATGTTTTGCAAAATAACATCATATTCCTTTAATTTTTCTTGTTTAGATTTTTTAATATTGCCATTTTCATCTTTTGTATCTCTTGGTCTATATGGTTTATCTGATAATAGATTAAATAAATAACTTTCGTTTAAAATGATATATCCATAATTTTTGTAATAGATTTGGTTAAATATAACAAGTAGATTTCTAAAATGTGCTAATTCGTATTGTAAATCTAAAACTCTTTCTTTTCTTTGCTTTCCACTTATCCTAATGTTTAATGCTCTTTTATAGGATTTCATTTGTAATATTATACAATCTTTTGTTATAATTTTATATAAGTTTTATAAAAATAATGAACTATATCTTCTGCGTAAGCTATATTAAAACATAGCGATAAGCTAAATATATAGCTATATATCTTCTTCATATTGTTTATTTTAACATAATTTATGATTTTTATCATATTCATTTTATCCTGTTAATCTTCTTAATCTTGCTTGGGCATCCGGTTCCCAGCCTCTTTTTCCGTCAGTTAATTTTAGTGCCATATTATAACTTTGTGCAGCTTTTTGGTATCTTCTTGTGGCTTCATAATTCAAACCAAGATAATAATAGCTATCTGGATTATCCGGTATAAGAGAAATAGCTTGATTTAGGATATTTATAGCTTCTTCATTTTTATTTAATCTTGTAAGAGCTATTCCGGCAAATAGTTTAGGTCTAAAATATAAATTATCTATATTTATTGCTTTATAGCTATCATTTAATGCATTATTATAATCTTTTTTTACCAAATAAATATAAGCTCTATATGTATATGCAAGACTGTTTTGTGGATATATAGATATTGCTTCATTTATTTTTCTCAGGGCTAAATCAAAATTTTTCTGAGTTATATCATTTTTTGCTTGATTTATAAGCTCAAAAGATTTATTTTGCTTTAATATTTTAGATTTTATATATTGAAATTCCTGAGAATCTTTTTTTAAAAATGCTCTTTTTGGGTATGTTGCTATTAAATTTTTTACATTTTGTATTCTTGTATCCGGTAATGGGTGGGTAAGTAGCCATTCAGGAGGAGAGCTTTTTTCTAACTCTTTAAATATATAAAATGTTTCAACTAAACCATTTGGGTCATATCCTGCTTGATAACTAAATCTAACTCCAAGGGCATCTGCTTCACTTTCTTGGTCTCTACTAAATTTTAAAGTAAGTAGATTTGCAGATATAGATGCAAGATTCATTACAACATTGTAGTATTGGGAGTTGGAGATAGAGATAGATAAAATATTTAAAAGAATATTTATACCATATTGTTTTTCTAAGAATTTAGCGTGATGCCTTGCATTTACGTGACCAAGTTCATGGGCTATTACTCCTGCAAGCTCTGATTCATTGTTTAATTTTTCTACTAATCCTTTATTTATAAATATAAAGCCACCGGGTAAAGCAAAAGCATTTAACTCATTGGAATTTACTATATAAAATTTATAATCTAATTTTCTTGGGGTAACGGTAGCTATTTTCCATCCTAAGTTTGATATATATTTTCTTACTTCTTCATCTGGATATTGACCTTCATTTTCTTCTATTGCTTGAGGGACTACTTTCTGTCCTATTGCTATTTCTTCTTGCTCAGGAAGTAATGTAAATGTTTTTTTACCGGTTAATGGGTCTTGAACTTCGGCACAGGATATTAAAATAAAAGGTAGTAGAATTAATAATATTAACTTCTTCATTTTTACTTACCTTATTCAATAATTTTTTCTAAATGGGTATAAAACTCAGGATAAGATATAAATACACAATCTGCATCTATTATTTTTATTCCCTCTTCTGCTATCAGTCCAAGGATACTAAATCCCATTGCTATCCTGTGGTCTTTATAGCTATTTATTATTCCACCTTTTACCTTTTGTTTTCCTTTTATTATCATTCCATCCGGTAACTCTTCTGCCTGTAAGCCGAGGGCTTTTAGATTTTCTACAACTGCTTTTATTCTATCACTTTCTTTTACCCTTAACTCAGAAGCACCGGTTATTATTGTTTCTCCTTCTGCCTGTGTAGCAATAATTGCAAGAAGTGGTATCTCATCAATCATAGATGGAACTTCTTCTTTTGAAACTTTGGTTGCTTTCAGCTGTGCTGATTTTACTAATATATCTGCTACCGGTTCGCCTGCTTGCTCTCTTTGGTTTATATATTCTATATTTGCTCCCATCTCTTTTAACTTTCTAATAAATCCATCTCTTGTTTTATTTATAAGAACATCTTTTAATAATATTTCTGAATTTGGCACTATGGTTGCTGCTGCTATAAAAAATGCTGCTGAAGATGGGTCTGCCGGCACATCTATCTCTATTGGATTTAATTCTCCTGATGGATTTATACTTACTTTATAAAATTCATCTTGCTCTATGGTTATATCTGCTCCCATACTTTTTAACATTTTTTCTGTATGGTCTCTTGATATAATAGGTTCGGTTATTGTTGTTTTTCCTTGGGCATATAATCCGGCTAATAGTAATGCAGATTTTACCTGTGCAGATGATTTTTCATTAAAGAATTCTATTCCTTTTAAATTTCCACCTCTTATATAAAATGGTAAATATTCTCCATTTTTTCTTCCATCTGCTACTGCTCCCATCTGTCTTAATGGTTCTAAAACTCTTT
This region includes:
- a CDS encoding transposase is translated as MQKYIAGIDLGLNNLLTIFSNNPSLRTLIISGKEIKSFNQWFNKEKAKLQSEIDLLQNRMNKLSENSLNTDNLRLERKELINKQKQLSAFRERYLNNIFHQITRKIADYLYETGHKKVIIGNGATNSKDGIDLGNKTNQHFVSIPFRKIIDMLKYKLEEYGIETEETSEEFTSKTSPFANLNKVLKIGEEYLKAKKEKNKEKEKQLGKELEKLYQGKRIKRGLFKDFITGKIFNADAVGSYNILRKVAMPLINNTKLLVDKLSRLIKLKLYQNRKGMIIISH
- a CDS encoding beta-barrel assembly-enhancing protease; translated protein: MKKLILLILLPFILISCAEVQDPLTGKKTFTLLPEQEEIAIGQKVVPQAIEENEGQYPDEEVRKYISNLGWKIATVTPRKLDYKFYIVNSNELNAFALPGGFIFINKGLVEKLNNESELAGVIAHELGHVNARHHAKFLEKQYGINILLNILSISISNSQYYNVVMNLASISANLLTLKFSRDQESEADALGVRFSYQAGYDPNGLVETFYIFKELEKSSPPEWLLTHPLPDTRIQNVKNLIATYPKRAFLKKDSQEFQYIKSKILKQNKSFELINQAKNDITQKNFDLALRKINEAISIYPQNSLAYTYRAYIYLVKKDYNNALNDSYKAINIDNLYFRPKLFAGIALTRLNKNEEAINILNQAISLIPDNPDSYYYLGLNYEATRRYQKAAQSYNMALKLTDGKRGWEPDAQARLRRLTG
- the aroA gene encoding 3-phosphoshikimate 1-carboxyvinyltransferase; the encoded protein is MEKKISKVNRLLGRLRVPSDKSISHRSIILTSLAKGVSTVKNFLKAGDTITTLNTYKKLGVNIYEKNEVIYVEGKGLYLSEPEDILNMENSGTTTRLTAGVIAGNNIFAAFTGDNSLRKRPMKRVLEPLRQMGAVADGRKNGEYLPFYIRGGNLKGIEFFNEKSSAQVKSALLLAGLYAQGKTTITEPIISRDHTEKMLKSMGADITIEQDEFYKVSINPSGELNPIEIDVPADPSSAAFFIAAATIVPNSEILLKDVLINKTRDGFIRKLKEMGANIEYINQREQAGEPVADILVKSAQLKATKVSKEEVPSMIDEIPLLAIIATQAEGETIITGASELRVKESDRIKAVVENLKALGLQAEELPDGMIIKGKQKVKGGIINSYKDHRIAMGFSILGLIAEEGIKIIDADCVFISYPEFYTHLEKIIE